The following coding sequences are from one Leptolyngbya sp. NIES-3755 window:
- a CDS encoding major facilitator transporter (similar to AA sequence:cyanobase_aa:Npun_F4683), with translation MNQDTVPVQSDLVKHTQSLPSAWFFVPSLYFAAGLPYVLVNSVSVVLYKSLGIDNATLAFWTSVLYLPWAIKLLWSPLVERYSTKRTWIVRTQWVMLLCLSAIALTLQFPHFFWLSWTGFAIAAFVSATQDTAIDGFYLLVLDPKAQAFFVGIRSTFYRIAMIFGSGLLVFLAGQLELQTGAQVAWTIGIALAAFVFFLLWLVHRIVLPEPELETERETPRSLLTIYRSVMQSYVQQPNFGAVIAFILLYRLGEAMLVKLAAPFLLDAPEVGGLGLSTAQVGLAYGTLGAIALTLGGVLGGWIVSRYGVKRTLFPLAIALNLPHLFYVYLAYHQPTTQWIYLLVTIEQFGYGIGTAAYSVYLMLLATERYKTAHFAISTSVMALGMMLPGLISGVVQQALGYRSFFWLVVALSIVGMVPIFWIPSDTIEDTKTIS, from the coding sequence ATGAATCAAGACACCGTTCCAGTTCAAAGCGATCTTGTCAAACACACACAGAGCTTACCTTCTGCTTGGTTTTTTGTGCCCAGTTTATACTTTGCCGCTGGACTGCCTTATGTGCTAGTCAATAGCGTCTCGGTTGTGCTCTACAAAAGTTTGGGCATTGATAACGCGACTCTAGCATTTTGGACCAGTGTGCTCTATCTTCCCTGGGCAATCAAGCTACTGTGGAGTCCTTTGGTCGAACGTTACTCGACAAAACGCACCTGGATTGTTCGCACTCAGTGGGTCATGCTCCTCTGTCTTAGCGCGATCGCATTGACCTTACAGTTTCCCCACTTTTTCTGGCTCTCTTGGACAGGTTTCGCGATCGCAGCGTTTGTTTCTGCCACTCAAGACACTGCGATCGATGGATTTTACCTGCTCGTCCTCGACCCTAAAGCACAAGCGTTTTTTGTGGGCATTCGTTCAACCTTCTACCGGATTGCAATGATATTTGGTTCAGGTCTATTAGTCTTCTTAGCGGGACAACTAGAACTGCAAACCGGAGCACAAGTCGCTTGGACCATCGGAATTGCTCTTGCTGCCTTTGTCTTTTTCTTGCTGTGGCTAGTCCATCGCATTGTATTGCCCGAACCTGAACTCGAAACAGAGCGAGAGACTCCACGATCGCTCTTGACAATTTATCGCAGCGTGATGCAAAGCTATGTTCAGCAACCGAACTTTGGAGCCGTTATCGCCTTTATTTTGCTATATCGACTCGGTGAAGCAATGTTAGTCAAGCTTGCCGCGCCATTTTTACTGGACGCACCTGAGGTCGGAGGACTGGGACTTTCGACGGCTCAAGTGGGATTAGCGTATGGAACACTGGGCGCGATCGCGTTAACACTGGGCGGAGTCCTCGGCGGCTGGATTGTTTCACGTTATGGAGTCAAACGCACCTTGTTCCCGTTAGCGATCGCATTGAATCTGCCGCATTTGTTTTATGTCTATCTTGCCTATCATCAGCCGACGACCCAATGGATCTATCTACTGGTGACGATCGAGCAGTTTGGGTATGGAATTGGCACTGCGGCATATAGCGTCTACTTAATGCTGCTCGCAACTGAGAGATACAAAACTGCTCATTTTGCCATTTCAACGAGTGTTATGGCACTGGGAATGATGCTGCCTGGATTGATTAGCGGAGTGGTGCAGCAAGCGTTGGGATATCGCTCATTTTTCTGGCTCGTTGTGGCATTGTCGATCGTCGGAATGGTGCCAATATTTTGGATTCCGTCTGATACGATCGAGGACACTAAAACAATTAGCTAA
- a CDS encoding two component LuxR family transcriptional regulator (similar to AA sequence:cyanobase_aa:Npun_BF146) has product MIRLLIVDDQLIFRQDLAKLLSLEGDLEVVGQAANGQEALEHVSVLQPDVILMDVRMPVCDGVVATREIHRRYPWIRILVLTMFDDDEYIEQCLKSGALGYLLKDTPAAQIAIAIRSVYLGYSQLGPTIAPKVFAQFKSADRLSDEIIQQLLSQREVEVLSLIGQGRNNQEIAQALYLTEGTVRNYVTRILCQIGVRDRVQAALWAKQHLLS; this is encoded by the coding sequence ATGATTCGCTTGCTGATTGTGGATGATCAACTAATCTTTCGTCAAGACCTCGCAAAATTGCTGTCGTTGGAGGGCGACCTCGAAGTGGTCGGACAAGCGGCAAATGGACAGGAAGCGTTAGAGCATGTGTCTGTCCTGCAACCGGATGTGATTTTGATGGATGTGAGAATGCCGGTGTGTGACGGAGTAGTTGCAACCCGTGAAATTCACCGCCGTTATCCTTGGATTCGCATCCTAGTTCTAACGATGTTTGATGATGATGAATACATTGAGCAATGCTTGAAATCAGGAGCGTTAGGCTATTTATTGAAAGATACACCAGCCGCCCAGATTGCGATCGCGATTCGCTCAGTGTATTTAGGCTACAGTCAGTTAGGACCGACGATCGCGCCCAAAGTGTTCGCACAGTTCAAATCAGCCGATCGACTTTCTGATGAGATAATCCAACAGCTACTAAGTCAGCGTGAAGTCGAAGTCTTGAGCTTGATCGGGCAAGGCAGGAACAATCAGGAAATTGCTCAAGCACTATATCTCACCGAAGGAACCGTGAGAAATTACGTAACTCGAATCCTGTGTCAGATTGGTGTACGCGATCGAGTTCAAGCGGCACTGTGGGCAAAGCAACATCTGTTAAGTTAG
- a CDS encoding Rieske (2Fe-2S) domain protein (similar to AA sequence:cyanobase_aa:LBDG_41230), with protein MRSRSRKKVIGVINLFAQVMTRITLVDAANSAILLADQCGFPTQEKDMELSTALSGEIVQNAVREVGINPNYWYAIAWSKDVKREQAVSIQIWEQEISLSRNHQQQAIAKDQSRGYPVQEKYGIVWLFLGNPTHSEHQPLPVIPEFDDPSYLMLQVSVRFKAHFSICNENTMDVFRSYLHQNLQGWFDPALIKLIETENSVTADYRVSYKGLIPKRFEAIDSNGTTKLMSIHYCYPNYVNRLEDLSALYLMRLPISRTESRSFSILLLKSPVPRGLLAPLRPILQLLIVRLLFLRFLKQDTEMIESEQENYLKNPQRRYVEVNPAVIALQRLMMRQYKQYLRS; from the coding sequence ATGCGATCGCGTTCTCGCAAAAAAGTGATCGGTGTCATCAATTTGTTCGCTCAAGTCATGACTCGGATCACTCTCGTTGATGCGGCAAATTCGGCTATCTTGCTGGCTGACCAGTGTGGGTTCCCAACTCAGGAGAAAGACATGGAGTTGTCTACGGCTTTGTCGGGCGAAATCGTTCAAAACGCGGTACGTGAGGTAGGAATTAATCCAAATTATTGGTACGCGATCGCCTGGTCAAAAGATGTCAAACGAGAGCAGGCTGTATCGATTCAGATTTGGGAGCAGGAAATTTCTTTAAGTCGGAATCATCAACAGCAAGCGATCGCGAAAGATCAAAGTCGCGGTTATCCAGTGCAAGAAAAGTACGGAATCGTTTGGCTATTCCTGGGCAATCCAACTCATTCAGAACATCAACCGCTGCCAGTCATTCCTGAGTTTGATGATCCTAGCTACCTCATGCTGCAAGTCAGTGTCCGATTCAAAGCGCATTTCTCCATTTGTAATGAGAACACAATGGATGTGTTTCGCAGCTATCTCCACCAAAATTTGCAAGGCTGGTTTGATCCTGCGTTGATTAAGCTAATCGAAACCGAAAACTCAGTTACAGCAGATTATCGAGTGTCTTACAAGGGTTTGATTCCGAAGCGATTTGAAGCAATTGATAGCAACGGAACAACAAAATTAATGTCGATTCACTATTGCTATCCAAACTATGTTAATCGGCTAGAAGACTTATCAGCTTTGTATTTGATGCGTCTACCTATCAGTAGAACTGAGAGTCGATCGTTTTCAATCCTCCTGCTAAAATCTCCAGTTCCAAGAGGGTTACTCGCTCCATTGCGTCCAATTCTTCAGCTTTTGATTGTACGGCTCCTCTTTCTGCGCTTTCTCAAACAGGACACTGAGATGATTGAAAGCGAACAGGAGAACTATCTCAAGAATCCGCAGCGACGGTATGTTGAAGTTAATCCAGCGGTTATTGCGCTCCAGCGATTGATGATGCGGCAATACAAGCAATATTTGCGATCGTAA
- a CDS encoding integral membrane sensor signal transduction histidine kinase (similar to AA sequence:cyanobase_aa:Npun_BF145), translated as MNPVFDFSPAFRRTLRYVEWTLVLGFILVNGIHADLQLIFLGWFAIAAFGLSWILPTHCPIWQRQIYLFVGLSLAISMRWLGYDWDLFLYFYIAKTCFLLDGKPLKYTLATITLLNLVAYYGYLMQRFQPPVWFFGIARSLQIWQWVGEYLLNYVPIVVFIVYLSVVVTTEQKSRRRAEVLSQQVETLAAALERTRIARDIHNSLGHLLTNLNARLSVAQAMRERDPTEAAEAVDMAKLLASQSIEEVKRSLQIIRRSDFDLNRALVTLMEQLRSHQALKVQWDIQLPSLPLPTQHHLYCMVKESLVNIQRHSQATEIRLHSHFTEETLCFAIEDNGQGFDPKSCSRGFGLQGIEERIQLLNGTFIIQSAPELGTQIQITLPL; from the coding sequence ATGAACCCTGTTTTCGACTTCTCGCCTGCCTTTCGTAGAACACTGCGCTACGTTGAGTGGACGTTGGTGCTTGGTTTTATCCTAGTCAATGGGATTCACGCCGATCTCCAGCTTATATTCTTAGGATGGTTCGCGATCGCGGCTTTCGGACTGAGTTGGATATTGCCGACCCACTGCCCGATTTGGCAGCGCCAGATTTATCTCTTCGTTGGGCTTTCATTAGCGATTTCAATGCGCTGGCTGGGTTACGACTGGGATTTGTTCTTATATTTTTACATTGCAAAAACCTGCTTTCTGCTAGACGGCAAGCCGCTCAAATACACTCTAGCGACTATTACACTGCTCAATCTTGTCGCTTACTATGGGTATCTGATGCAGCGATTTCAGCCCCCAGTTTGGTTCTTTGGCATCGCTCGCTCTCTGCAAATTTGGCAGTGGGTCGGAGAGTACCTGCTCAACTATGTACCGATCGTTGTTTTTATTGTTTATCTCAGCGTCGTTGTTACCACTGAACAGAAAAGCAGACGACGAGCAGAAGTACTCTCACAGCAGGTTGAAACACTAGCAGCAGCGCTAGAACGAACCCGGATTGCTCGCGATATTCATAACTCGCTCGGACACCTATTAACCAATTTGAATGCTCGACTGTCAGTTGCACAAGCAATGCGCGAACGCGATCCGACCGAAGCCGCTGAAGCCGTAGATATGGCAAAACTGCTGGCAAGTCAAAGTATTGAAGAAGTGAAGCGATCGCTGCAAATCATCCGTCGATCGGACTTTGATTTGAACCGAGCTTTGGTCACACTCATGGAGCAATTACGCAGTCATCAAGCGTTGAAGGTGCAGTGGGATATCCAACTCCCGTCGCTCCCGCTCCCTACACAGCATCATCTTTACTGCATGGTCAAAGAAAGCTTGGTCAACATTCAGAGGCATTCTCAAGCTACTGAAATTCGTTTACACAGTCATTTCACAGAAGAGACTTTGTGTTTCGCGATCGAAGATAATGGTCAAGGATTCGACCCAAAAAGTTGCTCACGTGGATTTGGCTTGCAAGGCATCGAAGAACGGATTCAACTGTTGAACGGTACATTTATCATTCAGAGTGCTCCAGAGTTAGGGACACAAATTCAGATTACTTTACCGTTATGA
- a CDS encoding hypothetical protein (hypothetical protein Npun_R4355;~similar to AA sequence:cyanobase_aa:LBDG_40320), protein MPNAKPTLPWECSTKGSYVPLTHEGTIVGFCDPTYADAIAKSLNESELLEKALYQACYDLIARTGGSSNAVMELVQRYRSKVERPLQGSALIAVLLRERQIDLDLTEEEFIKFCDSYRLSRAELREIYRGEEVESHQLIPIARILGKSVDEVMEAWKGDE, encoded by the coding sequence ATGCCAAACGCTAAACCGACCTTACCGTGGGAATGTTCGACCAAAGGAAGTTATGTGCCGCTCACCCATGAAGGCACGATCGTGGGATTTTGCGATCCAACGTATGCGGATGCGATCGCGAAATCCCTCAACGAATCAGAATTGCTGGAAAAAGCGCTCTATCAAGCCTGTTACGATCTAATTGCGAGAACAGGTGGATCATCGAATGCGGTCATGGAATTGGTGCAGCGATATCGATCGAAAGTAGAGCGACCGTTACAAGGAAGTGCGCTGATTGCGGTTTTGTTACGGGAACGGCAGATTGATCTCGATTTGACCGAAGAGGAATTCATCAAATTCTGCGATTCGTATCGATTATCACGGGCAGAACTGCGAGAAATTTATCGGGGCGAAGAAGTTGAGAGCCATCAATTAATCCCGATCGCACGAATTTTGGGAAAGAGCGTGGACGAAGTGATGGAAGCTTGGAAAGGCGACGAATAA
- a CDS encoding serine/threonine protein kinase (similar to AA sequence:cyanobase_aa:LBDG_40300): protein MAGQILGDRYQVERELGKHAGRWTLLAHDLHAKERVVVKLLCSDEDLRSDDLKLFDREVEILKSLSHPCIPRYLGYFQHRLPGGRALALVQTYVAGRSLADCLERGRTFSEAEARQIAKSVLYILIYLQGRNPSIVHRDIKPSNILLGDRKVHLVDFGSVKTILNRQDGTSAFTLVNTHDFTPPEQYSGRSVTASDLYSLGLTIMTSLTGIQPSQLPRKGNRFDLEPLVDLSPAFVDWLLWMTETTLDRRLQSAMIALQALDAGQVRNAIGSLN, encoded by the coding sequence ATGGCAGGGCAAATCCTGGGCGATCGCTATCAAGTTGAACGAGAATTGGGCAAACACGCAGGACGTTGGACGCTGTTGGCGCACGATTTACACGCCAAAGAACGGGTTGTGGTGAAATTACTGTGTTCAGACGAGGATCTACGATCGGACGATTTGAAGCTGTTCGATCGTGAGGTAGAAATACTGAAGTCTTTGTCACATCCGTGTATTCCGAGATACTTAGGCTACTTTCAGCATCGGCTTCCGGGGGGTCGCGCTCTCGCCTTGGTGCAAACTTACGTCGCAGGTCGATCGCTGGCAGATTGTCTGGAGCGAGGACGGACTTTTAGTGAAGCCGAAGCCAGACAAATTGCCAAATCAGTGCTGTACATTCTGATCTACTTGCAAGGGCGCAATCCCTCGATCGTGCATCGTGACATCAAGCCAAGCAATATTCTGTTAGGCGATCGTAAAGTTCACTTGGTCGATTTTGGCTCTGTGAAAACGATTCTGAATCGGCAAGATGGAACCTCTGCTTTTACGCTGGTGAACACGCACGATTTCACGCCACCTGAACAGTACAGCGGACGATCGGTAACAGCATCGGATTTATACAGTCTCGGACTCACGATCATGACGAGCCTAACTGGGATTCAGCCTTCTCAACTTCCGAGAAAAGGCAATCGATTTGATTTAGAACCACTTGTCGATCTGAGTCCTGCTTTTGTCGATTGGCTCTTGTGGATGACCGAAACGACGCTCGATCGACGATTACAATCCGCGATGATCGCACTTCAGGCGCTGGATGCTGGACAAGTGAGAAATGCGATCGGATCGTTGAATTAA
- a CDS encoding hypothetical protein (similar to AA sequence:cyanobase_aa:LBDG_55130): MGEFDDDETYRYFNRQVVWKAFEECVRPIWVKADEEDEQERTFDLHSTNVDLWDQAIEGLMERFFWDRDWALTSQNPQLLVSRFLMVCFI; the protein is encoded by the coding sequence ATGGGAGAGTTTGACGATGACGAAACCTACCGATATTTCAACCGTCAAGTCGTTTGGAAAGCATTTGAAGAATGTGTGCGCCCAATATGGGTAAAAGCAGATGAAGAGGACGAGCAAGAACGCACATTCGACCTTCATTCCACAAATGTTGACCTGTGGGATCAAGCGATTGAAGGATTAATGGAACGATTTTTCTGGGATCGAGATTGGGCGTTAACTTCTCAAAATCCACAGTTGTTAGTCAGCAGATTCTTGATGGTTTGTTTCATTTGA
- a CDS encoding phycocyanobilin:ferredoxin oxidoreductase (similar to AA sequence:cyanobase_aa:LBDG_40310) produces the protein MTSISTSLRQQQHPLIRNLANMIERVWQQHLDLSPYQLPEDLGYVEGRMEGEKLVIENKCYQSPQFRKLHLELAKLGTSLDILHCVMFPRPEYALPMFGADLVGGKTGQISLAIADLSPTSENRQLPEDYQTALKAIPETEFVQRRAVPEWGDIFSDFCLLVRPGSQAEEAAFLEQVRSYLEIHCQIAIATDPTPERTPEILAGQRYYCSQQQQNDKTRRVLEKAFGEAWAERYISTVLFDMPE, from the coding sequence ATGACCTCGATTTCAACCTCGCTTCGTCAACAGCAACATCCCTTAATTCGCAATTTAGCCAACATGATTGAACGGGTTTGGCAACAGCATTTAGATCTGTCGCCTTATCAGTTGCCCGAAGATTTAGGATACGTAGAAGGACGGATGGAAGGCGAAAAGCTGGTGATTGAGAACAAATGCTATCAGTCGCCGCAATTTCGGAAATTACACTTAGAACTTGCAAAACTTGGAACCTCGCTCGACATCTTGCACTGTGTTATGTTTCCCCGTCCAGAGTATGCTTTGCCGATGTTCGGAGCCGACTTGGTGGGGGGAAAAACTGGACAGATTAGTTTAGCGATCGCGGATCTCTCTCCGACGAGCGAAAACCGCCAACTACCCGAAGATTATCAAACTGCGCTCAAAGCCATTCCTGAAACTGAATTCGTCCAGCGTCGAGCCGTTCCAGAATGGGGCGATATCTTCTCAGATTTCTGTTTGCTCGTGCGTCCGGGCAGTCAAGCAGAAGAAGCGGCATTTTTAGAACAAGTCCGATCGTATTTGGAAATTCACTGTCAGATCGCGATCGCAACGGATCCAACGCCCGAACGCACTCCTGAAATCTTGGCAGGACAACGTTACTATTGCTCTCAACAGCAGCAGAATGACAAAACCCGGCGCGTTCTGGAAAAAGCATTTGGAGAGGCTTGGGCGGAACGATATATCAGCACTGTTTTGTTCGACATGCCTGAGTGA